The Anolis carolinensis isolate JA03-04 chromosome 1, rAnoCar3.1.pri, whole genome shotgun sequence genome window below encodes:
- the wdcp gene encoding WD repeat and coiled-coil-containing protein — translation MELGKAKLLRSGLNALYQAIHPMHGIAWTDGKQVALTALHYHNKELKFGESTVIGQFEHVHGLYWSPHHSANTPALLAVQHKKHVSVWQLSHSATEKNKLMVSQTCEVGEPFQLLPQGCVWHPKRDILSVLTKRDASVLYAVRSDNSRVKADIKSSGLIHCACWTKDGNRLVVAISTALHSYIWDNARKTLSACSFCPIFDVGSYICAIEATVDFQIAVATELPLDKICGLNAGITFELPVGTETGSVTSQSTLVLGDEEYSMDLRRKSIDSDKSATIESVASSSSGPVDLMHILANHRRSDPSPLITLRRKDYPSGTGQDSSHLILVTFEGKVTTTRKVSIPGILVPDIIAFDLKAQTVAIASNTCNIVLVYSVTSFCMPNIQQIQLEKSERPKGLTFLTDNLLLILIGKQKFTDPALIPSSNSDRYIIRLMIKELSFEEESSAKSNVPQSLPFSVESSVNLSGKRKYFDNLAAENHVVGRELLIPGSTIIQSSSGRRRMLEELKSPSYEQSSSSSMSDFDERRALADPTIALETLDTEPVNRSVALFGLGTSARFSHRCVSPKAIQETLNSPKNNILASEKGACQISRNLERLCGNFNDLQLRLLEITEFSKNGNKLSVAYPSSQEPPFVHITYQKLYSNGSIIEETKTVLLCDGKIHLSLVQQLFDLPVVEMKYGSSWIVLAADNEGFIPLTFKAKQEIIIREGSDSLEACGSHSFKRKNPSQPSSSVT, via the exons ATGGAATTAGGAAAAGCTAAACTTCTGAGAAGTGGCCTAAATGCTTTATATCAAGCCATTCACCCCATGCACGGGATCGCgtggacagatggcaagcaagTGGCCCTGACGGCGCTGCACTATCACAACAAGGAACTGAAGTTTGGAGAGTCAACTGTTATTGGCCAGTTTGAACATGTCCATGGGCTGTACTGGAGCCCGCACCACTCTGCCAACACACCGGCCCTGCTTGCCGTTCAGCACAAGAAGCATGTGAGTGTCTGGCAGCTGAGCCACAGCGCCACAGAAAAGAACAAACTGATGGTTTCTCAGACCTGCGAAGTTGGTGAGCCATTCCAATTGCTTCCGCAGGGCTGTGTGTGGCATCCCAAGAGGGACATTTTATCTGTGCTTACTAAAAGGGATGCTTCTGTTTTGTATGCTGTGCGCTCAGACAACTCTAGGGTTAAAGCAGATATCAAAAGCAGTGGTCTCATTCATTGTGCCTGCTGGACCAAAGATGGCAACCGTTTGGTTGTTGCCATAAGCACTGCTCTTCATTCCTATATATGGGACAATGCCAGGAAGACATTAAGTGCATGCTCCTTTTGCCCGATATTTGATGTTGGGAGTTATATCTGCGCTATCGAAGCCACTGTGGACTTCCAGATTGCTGTGGCTACTGAACTTCCTCTTGATAAGATATGTGGCTTAAATGCAGGTATTACATTTGAATTGCCAGTAGGTACTGAAACGGGGTCTGTCACATCGCAGTCTACGCTGGTACTTGGGGATGAGGAATATTCTATGGATTTGAGGAGAAAGTCTATTGATTCTGACAAATCAGCAACAATAGAGTCAGTGGCTTCATCCTCATCAGGCCCCGTTGATTTAATGCATATCCTTGCAAACCATCGGAGATCTGATCCCAGTCCTCTCATTACTTTGAGAAGGAAGGACTATCCTTCTGGAACTGGACAAGATTCGTCCCACTTGATTTTAGTGACTTTTGAAGGAAAGGTAACCACAACCAGAAAAGTCAGTATTCCAGGTATTTTGGTCCCGGATATAATTGCCTTTGACCTTAAAGCTCAAACTGTGGCAATAGCCTCGAATACTTGTAACATTGTTTTGGTCTATTCTGTAACCTCCTTCTGCATGCCCAACATCCAACAAATCCAGCTAGAGAAAAGTGAACGGCCCAAAGGTCTAACCTTTTTGACGGATAATCTCTTATTGATTTTGATTGGCAAGCAAAAATTCACTGACCCTGCACTTATTCCATCATCTAATTCAGACAGATATATCATCCGCCTAATGATCaaagaattatcatttgaagaagaaTCTTCAGCAAAATCTAATGTTCCTCAAAGTCTTCCTTTTAGTGTTGAGTCGTCAGTCAACCTATCtgggaaaagaaaatattttgacaATCTCGCAGCAGAGAATCATGTTGTAGGCCGGGAGCTCCTAATACCAGGGAGCACTATTATCCAATCTTCTAGTGGAAGGAGACGCATGTTGGAAGAACTGAAGAGTCCCAGTTATGAACAAAGTTCATCATCCAGCATGAGTGATTTTGACGAAAGAAGAGCCCTGGCAGATCCAACCATTGCTCTAGAAACATTGGATACTGAGCCAGTAAATCGATCAGTGGCCTTGTTTGGTCTTGGAACATCTGCTCGGTTTTCCCATCGATGTGTTTCCCCTAAAGCGATACAAGAAACTCTAAATTCTCCTAAAAACAACATTTTGGCAAGTGAAAAGGGGGCATGCCAGATATCCAGAAATCTGGAACGACTCTGTGGAAATTTTAATGACTTACAGCTGCGGCTTCTGGAAATAACGGAATTCAGTAAAAATGGGAACAAATTATCTGTTGCCTACCCATCTTCTCAAGAACCACCTTTTGTTCACATCACCTATCAG AAGCTTTATTCGAATGGATCTATAATTGAAGAAACGAAAACTGTTCTCCTATGTGATGGCAAGATTCATCTGAGTTTAGTCCAGCAGCTGTTTGATCTGCCTGTTGTTGAAATGAAATATG